The following DNA comes from Dehalococcoidia bacterium.
GCTTCAAGCGCGGCAAGATGGTGATGGACGGCTTCTGGAAGAAGGCCGACGAGCTGGGCGTGGAGAAGAACCCCTACCAGGGCGGCTTCCTCCAGCTCGTGGCCGTGGGCGAAACGGAGAGCGAGGTCGCGGACAAGTTCGGCCCGCACGGCGAATACTTTTACAACAAGATGCTGCACGTCTATCCGGGCTTCGCCGACGCGCCGGGCTACCGCACCATCGACACGATCAAGGCCGGCCTGCTCTCGCAAACCACCCAGTTCGGCGAGCGTCCGCCGAAGATGTCGTGGAAGCAGTTGCTGGAGGCGGGCAACATCGTCGCCGGCACGCCGAAGCAGGTGACCGAACAGCTCGAGCAGGTGATCAAAGACCTGCACATCGGCCACTTGATGATCCTCAGCCAGTTCGGCTCGATTCCGCACGAGCTGGCGATGGATAACATCAGGACCACCGCGACGAAGGTGTTGCCGAACCTGCGCGGCATCTGGGATGGCCAGTGGGAAGACAAGTGGTGGATCCACCCGATCGCCGCGCCGCAGATGCCCGGTCCGCTGCGCTTCCAGCAGCCCGCCGCGGTCAACGGCGGCCAGCGCAGCGGCGGTCGCCAGCCGGCCGGCGCCCCCGCCGGCGACTAACGCACCGATCACGGTCGCGCTCGGCCCATCGGCCCTCATCCTCTCCTGTCTCCTTCCCCCAATCCTGGAGGGAAGGAGACGATCCTGCCATGAGCGTTCCGTGGTCGGTACGGTTAACCCGGCAGGGCTCCGATCAAGCACCCAAGGATCGCCCCTCGCCCAGGATTGGGAGAGGGGGACGGGGGTGAGGGCCGAACGCGGCGGCTACACAGCAGCAGATGGGAGACAAGGACAATGACTGAACGCAACGTCTCGGTCGCGGGCGGCCGCTTCAAGACCGATGTTTTAGAGGAGGGCAAGGGCGAGCCGCTGCTCTTCCTGCACGGCACCTTCGGCCTGGAGGCCGATCGCTTTCTCGACAAGCTCGGCGAAAAGCGCCGCGTGATCGCGCCGCGCCACCCCGGCTACGGCGGCTCGACCGGCTCCGAGCACCTGCTCGATCTGCCCGACCTGATCTACTACTACCTCGACTTTCTCGACGCCGAGGGGCTGCGCGGCCTGCCGATCGTGGGCCATTCGCTCGGCGGCATGTTCGCGGCCGAGCTGGCGGCGGTGCAGCCGGAGCGCTTCTCGAAGCTGGTGCTGCTGGATTCGTTCGGCTTGTGGAACGCCGCGTATCCCGTGGCCGACTTCTTTGCGATGATGCCGCGCGAGCTGGGCGAAGCGCTCTACCACGACCCGCAATCGCCCACGGCGCAGGTCGCCTCGAAGCCGCCGGAGGAGAACGAGGCGTTCATCGCCTTCATGCTCGAGCGGGCGAAGTCGCTGGCCACGGCGGCGAAGTACCTCTGGCCGATTCCCAACCGCGGCCTCAGCAAGCGGCTGCACCGCATCTCGGCGCCGACGCTTCTCATCTGGGGCGAGAGTGATAAGCTTGTGCCGCCGCGGTACGGCAAGGACTTCCAGGCGGAAATCAAGGGCGCCCGGCTCGAACTGATCAAGGACGCGGGGCATCTGCCGCAGACCGAGCAGCCCGAGCAAACCGCCGAAGCGGTCCTGTCGTTCCTTCAAGAGTAGCGGCGCAGAAGTAGGGCGGAAACTTCGAGACAGGCAGGAGGAAGAGGGTCATGCCAGAGCGCACGATGCGGGCGGCGGTGTTCCACGGCCCCCAGCAGTCGCTGACGATAGAGCAAATTCAGTACGACAAGCCGCTGGCGCATGAGATCATCGTGCGCACCGCGGCGAGCGGCGTCTGCCATAGCGACCTGCACTTCGTCGATGGCTACTACACGATGCAGACGCCGGCGATCCTGGGCCATGAGGCTGCGGGCATTGTGGAGGAAGTCGGCGAACTCGTCGACTACGTCAAGCCGGGCGACCATGTGATCGCCTGCCTCTCCGTCTTCTGCGGTCAGTGCGATTTCTGCCTGGCCGGCAAGCAGCATCTCTGCACGCGCACGGCCGTGATGCGCAAGCGCGACGACCCGCCCAAGTACACCTGGAACGGCAACCCGGTGCAGCAGTTCGCCAATCTCAGCAGCTACGCCGAGAAGATGCTTTTGCAC
Coding sequences within:
- a CDS encoding alcohol dehydrogenase catalytic domain-containing protein, coding for MPERTMRAAVFHGPQQSLTIEQIQYDKPLAHEIIVRTAASGVCHSDLHFVDGYYTMQTPAILGHEAAGIVEEVGELVDYVKPGDHVIACLSVFCGQCDFCLAGKQHLCTRTAVMRKRDDPPKYTWNGNPVQQFANLSSYAEKMLLHENAVVKIDDAMPLDAAALIGCGVTTGVGAALNTAQVAPGST
- a CDS encoding alpha/beta hydrolase, with the protein product MTERNVSVAGGRFKTDVLEEGKGEPLLFLHGTFGLEADRFLDKLGEKRRVIAPRHPGYGGSTGSEHLLDLPDLIYYYLDFLDAEGLRGLPIVGHSLGGMFAAELAAVQPERFSKLVLLDSFGLWNAAYPVADFFAMMPRELGEALYHDPQSPTAQVASKPPEENEAFIAFMLERAKSLATAAKYLWPIPNRGLSKRLHRISAPTLLIWGESDKLVPPRYGKDFQAEIKGARLELIKDAGHLPQTEQPEQTAEAVLSFLQE